From a single Nitrogeniibacter mangrovi genomic region:
- a CDS encoding EAL domain-containing protein gives MPGRFRSALTLLARGWLVLAMAMAVAGRTEATPAAAAPEAEVLLLLSYDPGFPTSPKIIDGVRKGFGDRPVHLSIAYMHTRFERSPAYLARFADWLAFQVRRTPPAVVIAADDTAFQFALGHGELLAHAPVVFLGVNDAEAARAADRRPDVTGIVENVSVARTIALIHQAMPKARTLHVIADASPGGQADLATAMRSREAVPGLFLKPYLLQQMTWSALGQALERIPPSEPILLLSAYKDSAGHTKRFEQGAAFLLGHAKGPIFHLWEHGIAEGFVGGWVMSHRIHGQIAATMAAEILDGKPAGDIPVIYDSPNRPVFNATALARWHIDRDALPPDPELLDPPPSLIGDYPHQFAGSLLIFIVMAALMLALLRAHRQRSALFEQTTRQHALLTGLINASPDMIFFKDTDGRFQLVNTAMTQLMGKSSEQIIGTTDYDHFPTDLAEDFRRVDAQVMATATPNRRTEMVVHADGPSDILETVKAPARLEDGTVLGIIGIARRVTAEHQTSDRLQLAAQVFEHAAEGIIITAPDGTIEMVNPAFTRITGYSAEEAVGKTPSILHSGRHGRDFYERMWAAVNATDLWQGEIWNRDKSGRVYPEWLNISPVRDEHGKVAHYLGIFSDISAVKHTEAKLEHMAHHDALTGLPNRILLGDRIGTALKRAQRADRMVAIAFLDLDRFKDINDSFGHAIGDKVLKQVAQRLRETVRDEDTVARLGGDEFVILMEEIEDTLQAEKATERILTCLNPPILLDHQEFFIGGSLGISIFPRDGTDPEALIRNADTAMYQAKHLGRNTIQRYSEQQTESARHRMRLETALRRAVEQARFEMWLQPQVSLADGALTGFEALCRWPDPEQGMIPPAEFIPVAEATGMIMAIGEFMLRQAARQTVDWRKRGLNPPRIAVNVSGRQLRRLDFLSTLCTILEEEACRPEWIELEVTESDILKDAEPAIATLHGLREMGIGLSLDDFGTGFSSLSYLKRLPIETIKIDRSFIDGLPADGNDRAIVQAVLAMGRSLGMRVLAEGVETPAQASALRLMGCSLAQGYRFGRPQRPDALEDDVLRGRVTVGA, from the coding sequence ATGCCAGGACGCTTCCGATCTGCCCTCACCCTGCTCGCACGCGGATGGCTCGTGCTGGCCATGGCCATGGCCGTCGCGGGCCGCACCGAGGCGACGCCGGCGGCCGCCGCGCCTGAAGCCGAAGTCCTGCTGCTGCTCTCCTACGACCCCGGTTTTCCCACCTCACCCAAGATCATCGACGGGGTGCGCAAGGGCTTCGGCGATCGCCCGGTCCATCTGTCGATCGCCTACATGCACACCCGCTTCGAGCGCTCGCCCGCCTATCTGGCGCGCTTCGCCGACTGGCTCGCGTTCCAGGTCCGGCGCACGCCACCCGCGGTGGTGATCGCGGCGGACGACACCGCGTTCCAGTTCGCGCTCGGGCACGGCGAGCTGCTCGCCCATGCGCCCGTCGTCTTTCTCGGCGTGAACGATGCCGAAGCAGCCCGTGCCGCCGACCGCCGCCCCGACGTCACCGGCATCGTCGAAAACGTCTCCGTCGCCCGCACCATCGCGCTGATCCACCAGGCCATGCCGAAAGCGCGCACCCTGCACGTCATCGCCGACGCGTCGCCCGGCGGACAGGCCGACCTGGCCACGGCGATGCGCAGCCGCGAGGCGGTGCCAGGCCTGTTCCTCAAGCCCTACCTGCTTCAGCAGATGACCTGGTCGGCGCTCGGGCAGGCGCTCGAGCGCATTCCGCCCTCGGAGCCGATTCTGCTGCTGTCCGCCTACAAGGATTCGGCCGGCCACACCAAACGCTTCGAACAGGGCGCGGCCTTCCTGCTCGGACACGCCAAGGGCCCCATCTTCCACCTCTGGGAGCATGGCATTGCGGAAGGTTTCGTCGGTGGCTGGGTCATGAGCCACCGCATCCACGGACAGATCGCCGCCACCATGGCCGCCGAGATTCTCGACGGCAAACCGGCCGGCGACATTCCGGTCATCTACGACAGCCCCAACCGCCCGGTCTTCAACGCCACCGCACTGGCACGCTGGCACATCGACCGGGACGCCCTGCCGCCGGACCCGGAGCTGCTCGATCCGCCGCCCTCGCTGATCGGCGACTACCCGCACCAGTTCGCCGGATCGCTCCTCATCTTCATCGTCATGGCCGCCCTGATGCTCGCCCTGCTGCGCGCCCACCGGCAACGCAGCGCGCTGTTCGAGCAGACGACCCGGCAGCATGCGCTGCTCACCGGGCTGATCAACGCCAGCCCGGACATGATCTTCTTCAAGGATACGGACGGCCGCTTCCAGCTGGTCAACACCGCCATGACGCAGCTGATGGGCAAGTCCAGCGAGCAGATCATCGGCACCACCGACTACGACCATTTCCCGACCGACCTGGCCGAGGACTTCCGCCGTGTCGACGCCCAGGTGATGGCCACCGCCACGCCCAACCGGCGGACCGAGATGGTCGTCCACGCGGACGGGCCGAGCGACATCCTCGAGACCGTGAAGGCCCCGGCGCGACTGGAAGACGGCACCGTGCTGGGCATCATCGGCATCGCCCGACGGGTGACCGCGGAACACCAGACCAGCGACCGCCTGCAACTGGCTGCGCAGGTGTTCGAACATGCCGCCGAAGGCATCATCATCACCGCGCCCGACGGCACCATCGAAATGGTCAACCCGGCCTTCACCCGCATCACCGGCTACAGCGCCGAAGAGGCCGTCGGCAAGACACCCTCCATCCTGCACTCGGGCCGGCATGGCCGCGACTTCTACGAACGCATGTGGGCCGCGGTCAATGCCACCGACCTGTGGCAGGGCGAAATCTGGAACCGGGACAAGAGCGGCCGCGTCTATCCGGAGTGGCTCAACATCTCGCCGGTGCGCGACGAGCACGGCAAGGTCGCCCACTACCTGGGCATCTTCTCCGACATCTCGGCGGTCAAGCACACCGAGGCCAAGCTCGAGCACATGGCGCATCACGACGCGCTCACCGGCCTGCCCAACCGCATCCTGCTGGGCGACCGCATCGGCACCGCGCTCAAACGCGCCCAGCGCGCCGATCGCATGGTCGCCATCGCCTTTCTCGATCTGGACCGGTTCAAGGACATCAACGACTCCTTCGGCCACGCCATCGGCGACAAGGTGCTCAAGCAGGTCGCCCAGCGCCTGCGCGAAACCGTCCGCGACGAGGACACCGTCGCCCGCCTCGGGGGTGACGAATTCGTCATCCTCATGGAAGAGATCGAGGACACCCTGCAGGCAGAGAAGGCCACCGAGCGCATCCTCACCTGCCTCAATCCGCCCATCCTCCTGGACCACCAGGAGTTCTTCATCGGCGGCAGCCTGGGCATCAGCATCTTCCCGCGCGACGGGACCGACCCGGAAGCGCTGATCCGCAACGCGGACACGGCCATGTACCAGGCCAAGCACCTGGGGCGCAACACCATCCAGCGTTATTCGGAGCAACAGACCGAGTCCGCGCGCCACCGCATGCGGCTCGAGACCGCACTGCGCCGCGCCGTCGAGCAGGCGCGCTTCGAGATGTGGCTGCAGCCGCAGGTCAGTCTGGCCGACGGCGCCCTCACCGGCTTCGAAGCCCTGTGCCGCTGGCCGGACCCGGAACAGGGCATGATCCCGCCCGCCGAGTTCATCCCCGTCGCCGAGGCCACCGGGATGATCATGGCCATCGGCGAATTCATGTTGCGCCAGGCCGCACGCCAGACGGTCGACTGGCGCAAGCGTGGCCTGAATCCACCGCGCATCGCGGTCAATGTCTCCGGGCGCCAGCTGCGCCGGTTGGACTTCCTCTCGACCCTGTGCACCATCCTCGAGGAGGAAGCCTGCCGGCCCGAATGGATCGAGCTCGAAGTGACCGAATCGGACATTCTCAAGGACGCCGAACCGGCGATCGCCACCCTGCACGGCCTGCGCGAGATGGGCATCGGCCTGTCGCTGGACGACTTCGGCACCGGCTTCTCCTCGCTCAGCTACCTCAAGCGCCTGCCCATCGAGACCATCAAGATCGACCGCAGCTTCATCGACGGCCTGCCCGCCGACGGCAACGACCGCGCCATCGTCCAGGCCGTGCTCGCCATGGGCCGCAGCCTCGGCATGCGGGTGCTCGCCGAAGGCGTCGAAACCCCGGCCCAGGCCAGCGCCCTGCGCCTGATGGGCTGCTCCCTCGCCCAGGGTTACCGCTTCGGCCGCCCCCAGCGGCCCGACGCCCTTGAGGACGACGTCCTGCGCGGACGTGTCACCGTCGGCGCCTGA
- a CDS encoding adenylyltransferase/cytidyltransferase family protein, whose protein sequence is MNAPAFEAKICPPDTLDARLAALPRPLVFTNGCFDILHRGHVTCLARARALGAALVVALNTDASVRRLGKGEARPVNALEDRLAVIAALESVSLVTWFDEDTPLNTILACRPDVLVKGGDWAVADIVGGAEVTAAGGRVLAIPFEHERSTTGLIARIQAAH, encoded by the coding sequence ATGAACGCCCCCGCCTTCGAGGCCAAGATCTGCCCGCCCGATACGCTCGACGCGCGGCTCGCGGCCCTGCCCCGCCCGCTGGTGTTCACCAACGGCTGTTTCGACATCCTCCATCGCGGCCACGTCACCTGCCTGGCGCGGGCCCGCGCCCTCGGCGCGGCCCTGGTGGTGGCGCTGAACACCGACGCCTCGGTGCGCCGGCTGGGCAAGGGCGAGGCACGCCCGGTCAATGCCCTCGAAGACCGCCTGGCGGTGATCGCCGCGCTCGAGAGCGTGTCGCTGGTGACCTGGTTCGACGAGGACACGCCGCTGAACACGATCCTCGCCTGCCGCCCGGACGTCCTCGTCAAGGGCGGCGACTGGGCCGTCGCGGACATCGTCGGTGGCGCCGAGGTGACCGCCGCCGGCGGACGCGTCCTGGCCATCCCGTTCGAACACGAGCGCTCCACCACCGGCCTGATCGCGCGCATCCAGGCCGCACACTGA
- a CDS encoding MerR family transcriptional regulator has product MSEPFWSISAVERDTGIAKDTLRVWERRYRFPAPVRDENGERLYPPEQVVRLRTIRRLLDLGFRPGKIVGASDAALEALVADTLASEPGTPPASEALRSLVGMITLRNGDALRTTLQQRLLREGLQRFVGETLAPLNLEVGLAWFRGELRVSDEHLYTEQVQNVVRAAIGQHSNPLGVPRILLTTLPEESHALGLLMVEAMLVPEGACCVSLGTRTPLDDIARAAIEGAFDIVALSFSSAFPARQAIDGLNTLRTRLPDHIALWAGGQGAPAQRRLPPGITVIDRIDEAPEALRQWRARHAGE; this is encoded by the coding sequence ATGAGCGAACCTTTCTGGTCCATTTCCGCCGTCGAACGCGACACGGGTATCGCCAAGGACACCTTGCGCGTGTGGGAGCGCCGCTATCGCTTCCCCGCCCCGGTGCGCGACGAAAACGGCGAACGGCTCTACCCGCCGGAACAGGTGGTGCGGCTACGCACCATCCGCCGCCTGCTCGACCTCGGCTTTCGCCCCGGCAAGATCGTGGGGGCCTCCGACGCCGCCCTCGAGGCGCTGGTCGCCGACACCCTGGCGAGCGAGCCGGGCACGCCCCCGGCGTCCGAGGCGCTCAGGTCGCTGGTCGGCATGATCACCCTGCGCAACGGCGACGCGCTGCGCACGACGCTTCAGCAGCGCCTGCTGCGCGAAGGTCTGCAACGCTTCGTGGGTGAGACCCTCGCACCGCTCAATCTCGAGGTCGGTCTGGCCTGGTTTCGTGGCGAACTGCGGGTATCGGACGAACATCTGTACACCGAGCAGGTCCAGAACGTCGTGCGCGCCGCGATCGGCCAGCACTCGAACCCGCTCGGCGTCCCGCGCATCCTGCTGACCACCCTGCCGGAGGAATCCCATGCGCTCGGCCTGCTCATGGTCGAGGCCATGCTGGTCCCCGAAGGCGCCTGTTGCGTTTCGCTGGGCACGCGTACGCCGCTGGACGACATCGCACGCGCGGCCATCGAAGGGGCCTTCGACATCGTCGCCCTGTCCTTCAGCAGCGCCTTTCCCGCACGCCAGGCGATCGACGGGCTCAACACCCTGCGCACCCGCCTGCCCGATCACATCGCCCTGTGGGCAGGCGGCCAGGGCGCCCCCGCGCAACGGCGACTGCCCCCCGGCATCACGGTCATCGACCGCATCGACGAGGCTCCCGAAGCGCTGCGCCAATGGCGGGCTCGACATGCCGGCGAGTGA
- a CDS encoding glutathione peroxidase: MVRRVLLLIGSLWLLPTAHAACPALLQQPFQPLLGGEAQSMCRFAGQVVLVVNTASRCAFTPQYEGLEALYRRYKARGFVIVGFPSNDFGAQEPGTNHKIADFCETTYGVDFPLQAKTPVTGPDAHPLYQALQARTGVAPGWNFHKYLIDATGGQVVSFPSEVRPRSRQLTDLIERWLAARDATQ, translated from the coding sequence ATGGTCCGGCGTGTGCTCTTGCTGATCGGCTCGCTGTGGCTGCTGCCCACGGCGCATGCGGCCTGCCCGGCGCTGCTGCAACAGCCGTTTCAACCCTTGCTCGGCGGTGAGGCGCAAAGCATGTGCCGCTTCGCCGGCCAGGTGGTGCTGGTGGTCAACACCGCCAGTCGCTGCGCCTTCACGCCCCAGTACGAAGGGCTCGAAGCGCTGTATCGGCGTTACAAGGCGCGCGGCTTCGTGATCGTGGGTTTTCCGTCGAACGACTTCGGTGCCCAGGAACCGGGCACGAACCACAAGATCGCGGACTTCTGCGAGACCACCTACGGGGTCGACTTTCCGCTCCAGGCCAAGACCCCGGTCACCGGGCCGGACGCGCATCCGCTCTATCAGGCCCTGCAGGCGCGCACCGGCGTCGCACCGGGCTGGAATTTCCACAAATACCTCATCGATGCGACCGGCGGTCAGGTCGTCAGTTTTCCGAGCGAGGTGCGGCCGCGCTCGCGCCAGCTGACGGACCTGATCGAACGCTGGCTGGCAGCGCGCGATGCGACGCAGTGA
- a CDS encoding NAD(P)/FAD-dependent oxidoreductase: MDMHELGRTTPLPGQRVAVVGSGIAGLAAAWLLRRDYRVTLFEADLRPGGHTHTVNVTLDGVEAPVDTGFLVFNRRTYPDLCALFEHLGVASAASRMSFSVSLCDPDMEWAGTSLATVFGQRRNLARPAFWRMLGDLVRFNRETQRLVETSPTRLADVSLGEFLADGGYSTMFRDWYLLPMAAAIWSCPTQQMLAYPLPTFLRFCHNHGLLQVVDRPEWMTVRGGGRTYVNRMLADLERVCLGTPVLAARRSAEGVALRTAGGEHHFDAVVFACHSDQTLRMLGGGASDAERAVLGAVRYQPNVAWLHTDPALLPRRRGLWSAWNYMAGVGAPGNQPVSVSYLINQLQPLPFARPVVVSLNPAQPPADEHVFERIEYAHPVFDRAAIAAQGRLADIQGRQRSWFAGAWTGYGFHEDGLRSALAVVRQFGVLAPWRHRRERVSA, from the coding sequence ATGGACATGCATGAACTGGGACGTACGACGCCGCTGCCCGGGCAGCGGGTGGCGGTCGTGGGCAGCGGCATCGCGGGCTTGGCGGCAGCGTGGCTGCTGCGTCGGGACTACCGGGTGACGCTGTTCGAGGCGGATCTGCGCCCGGGGGGGCACACGCATACGGTCAACGTGACGCTCGACGGCGTCGAGGCGCCCGTCGATACCGGCTTCCTGGTGTTCAACCGGCGGACCTATCCGGACCTGTGTGCGCTGTTCGAGCATCTGGGGGTGGCCTCCGCCGCCTCGAGGATGAGTTTCTCGGTGAGCCTGTGCGATCCGGATATGGAGTGGGCGGGCACGTCGCTCGCCACCGTGTTCGGGCAACGGCGCAATCTGGCACGCCCGGCCTTCTGGCGCATGCTCGGCGATCTGGTCCGCTTCAATCGCGAGACCCAGCGGCTGGTCGAGACGTCGCCGACGCGGCTGGCCGACGTCTCCCTCGGTGAATTCCTCGCCGATGGTGGCTACTCGACCATGTTCCGCGACTGGTATCTGCTGCCCATGGCGGCGGCCATCTGGTCGTGTCCCACTCAGCAAATGCTGGCGTATCCGTTGCCGACTTTCCTGCGCTTCTGCCACAACCATGGCTTGTTGCAGGTGGTCGACCGCCCCGAGTGGATGACCGTCCGCGGTGGCGGGCGCACCTATGTGAACCGCATGCTCGCGGACCTGGAGCGGGTGTGTCTGGGAACGCCGGTGCTGGCGGCCCGACGCAGCGCCGAGGGCGTGGCGTTGCGCACCGCCGGGGGCGAGCATCATTTCGACGCGGTGGTCTTCGCCTGTCACAGCGACCAGACCCTGCGCATGCTCGGCGGTGGTGCGAGCGACGCCGAGCGCGCGGTGCTCGGGGCGGTGCGCTACCAGCCCAACGTCGCCTGGCTGCACACCGATCCGGCCCTGTTGCCGCGGCGGCGCGGGCTGTGGTCGGCGTGGAACTACATGGCGGGTGTGGGCGCGCCGGGCAACCAGCCGGTGTCGGTCTCCTACCTGATCAACCAGTTGCAGCCGCTGCCCTTCGCACGCCCGGTGGTGGTGAGCCTGAACCCGGCGCAGCCACCGGCGGACGAGCATGTGTTCGAACGCATCGAATATGCCCACCCGGTGTTCGACCGGGCGGCGATCGCGGCCCAGGGGCGGCTGGCCGACATCCAGGGGCGGCAGCGCAGCTGGTTCGCCGGGGCGTGGACCGGCTATGGCTTCCATGAGGACGGTCTGCGCTCGGCGCTTGCGGTGGTGCGCCAGTTCGGCGTTCTCGCGCCGTGGCGCCATCGCCGGGAGCGGGTGAGCGCATGA
- a CDS encoding DUF1365 domain-containing protein, protein MSADISFLAPSVGFGLVAHHRHQPCAHGFHYPVAFLRMPLSAWDRVRVPLLGVDRAHVFSLNRRDHGPRDGSDLARWIGAVLRAHRLTAACDGEVVLQTFPRMFGYVFNPVSFWFCHDRGGALRAVLAEVNNTFGERHGYLVAHEDGAPIRAGEELTARKCFHVSPFFPVSGEYRFRFVLAEGCSRVHVDLWAAGQCQLSTVIDGRLEPLARPAMWRWLGRFPFMTLGVMVRIHLQAFRLWRKRVRFFRKPLPPVKEIST, encoded by the coding sequence ATGAGCGCGGATATCTCCTTTCTCGCGCCTTCGGTGGGTTTCGGCCTGGTGGCCCACCACCGCCACCAGCCCTGCGCTCATGGATTCCACTACCCGGTGGCCTTCCTGCGCATGCCCCTGTCGGCCTGGGACCGTGTCCGGGTGCCGCTGCTCGGTGTCGATCGGGCCCACGTGTTCAGCCTGAACCGCCGCGACCATGGCCCGCGCGACGGCAGTGATCTGGCGCGCTGGATCGGCGCTGTGTTGCGCGCCCACCGCCTGACGGCGGCCTGCGACGGCGAGGTGGTGTTGCAGACCTTTCCGCGCATGTTCGGTTACGTCTTCAATCCCGTCAGCTTCTGGTTCTGCCACGACCGCGGCGGGGCGCTGCGGGCGGTGCTGGCGGAGGTGAACAACACCTTTGGCGAGCGCCACGGCTACCTGGTGGCCCATGAGGACGGTGCGCCGATTCGCGCCGGCGAGGAGCTGACCGCGCGCAAGTGCTTTCACGTGTCGCCGTTTTTCCCCGTGTCCGGTGAATACCGGTTCCGCTTCGTGCTCGCCGAGGGGTGCAGCCGGGTGCATGTGGACCTGTGGGCCGCCGGGCAGTGCCAGCTGTCGACCGTCATCGATGGTCGCCTCGAGCCGCTCGCGCGGCCGGCCATGTGGCGCTGGCTGGGGCGCTTTCCGTTCATGACGCTGGGCGTGATGGTGCGTATCCACCTGCAGGCCTTCCGCCTTTGGCGCAAGCGCGTGCGTTTCTTTCGAAAACCCCTGCCGCCCGTGAAGGAGATCAGCACATGA
- a CDS encoding SAM-dependent methyltransferase has protein sequence MTAQENVLQCRLPRLSARLPGRVRAVLALLDSLEHGGVLMTLPGAGTVQLGQGAPVAHWTVRDLACFDRVIARGDIGLGEAWMDGLWHTDHLPELLAWLSRNRDRLGRRVHGRTWQLAAYRLWHLLRANTRRGSRRNIEAHYDLGNDFYALWLDRTMTYSSACFASADEPLERAQTRKYQRILDALGAQPGQRILEIGCGWGGFAEVAAAQGCQVHGLTLSPAQLAYARQRAEAGGWHDRAQFELRDYRDVGGRFDHVVSIEMVEAVGERYWPRYFEQIARCLAPHGKAVIQAITIDEALFPAYRAGTDFIQQYIFPGGMLPTPARLEAAAQPTGLAALAHVCFGQDYARTLRRWAEAFDAQGEAVRRQGFDRRFVRMWQFYLAYCEAGFRTGDLDVCHATFGHAGA, from the coding sequence ATGACGGCCCAGGAAAACGTTCTCCAGTGCCGCCTGCCGCGGCTGAGCGCCCGCCTGCCGGGGCGCGTCCGTGCCGTTCTGGCGCTGCTCGACTCGCTCGAACACGGCGGCGTGCTCATGACCCTGCCCGGTGCCGGCACGGTGCAGCTGGGGCAGGGGGCGCCGGTGGCGCACTGGACGGTGCGCGACCTGGCCTGCTTCGATCGGGTCATCGCCCGCGGCGACATCGGCCTCGGTGAGGCGTGGATGGACGGTCTGTGGCACACCGACCACCTGCCCGAGCTGCTCGCCTGGCTGTCGCGCAACCGCGACCGGCTGGGGCGTCGCGTCCATGGCCGGACCTGGCAGCTGGCCGCCTACCGGCTGTGGCACCTGCTGCGCGCCAACACGCGGCGTGGCTCGCGGCGCAACATCGAGGCCCACTACGATCTGGGCAACGATTTCTACGCCCTCTGGCTCGATCGCACCATGACTTACTCGTCGGCCTGCTTCGCGTCGGCCGACGAGCCCCTCGAGCGCGCCCAGACACGCAAATACCAGCGTATTCTCGACGCCCTCGGGGCCCAGCCCGGGCAGCGCATCCTGGAGATCGGCTGCGGCTGGGGCGGCTTCGCCGAGGTCGCCGCGGCACAGGGCTGCCAGGTCCATGGGCTGACGCTGTCGCCGGCCCAGCTCGCCTACGCGCGCCAACGGGCCGAGGCCGGCGGCTGGCACGATCGGGCGCAATTCGAGCTGCGCGATTACCGGGACGTGGGCGGCCGCTTCGACCATGTGGTCTCGATCGAGATGGTCGAGGCCGTCGGCGAGCGCTACTGGCCGCGCTACTTCGAGCAGATCGCGCGGTGTCTTGCGCCCCACGGCAAGGCGGTCATCCAGGCGATCACCATCGACGAGGCGCTGTTCCCGGCGTACCGGGCGGGGACCGACTTCATCCAGCAGTACATCTTTCCGGGAGGCATGCTGCCCACCCCCGCGCGCCTCGAGGCCGCGGCGCAGCCGACCGGCCTGGCGGCATTGGCGCATGTCTGCTTCGGGCAGGACTATGCGCGCACCCTGCGTCGCTGGGCCGAGGCCTTCGACGCGCAGGGCGAGGCGGTGCGCCGGCAGGGTTTCGATCGTCGCTTCGTTCGCATGTGGCAGTTCTACCTGGCCTACTGCGAAGCGGGCTTTCGCACCGGCGATCTGGATGTGTGCCACGCCACTTTCGGGCATGCGGGGGCGTGA
- a CDS encoding chalcone isomerase family protein: protein MRSARTLVLGFVLLVSMPASARVPLPEALRDVGPWQLRGAGDMRVLGWRVYEAALWRRGDTAGHEALAIRYDTTISSERLVSTTLEELERLGLPRPERWQAVLGRAFPDVAPGDVLVAVRSADGVRFYAAGRQTARVPDPAFADAFFGIWLDPRTREPDLRAALLGGVGR, encoded by the coding sequence ATGCGCAGCGCACGCACCCTGGTGCTCGGATTCGTCCTGCTGGTGTCGATGCCGGCCTCGGCGCGGGTGCCGCTGCCGGAGGCGCTGCGCGATGTGGGGCCCTGGCAGCTGCGTGGCGCGGGGGACATGCGGGTGCTCGGCTGGCGTGTGTACGAGGCCGCACTGTGGCGTCGGGGCGATACGGCGGGGCACGAAGCGCTGGCGATCCGCTACGACACGACCATCTCGAGCGAGCGGTTGGTGAGCACCACCCTGGAGGAACTCGAGCGCCTCGGACTGCCCCGGCCGGAGCGCTGGCAGGCGGTGCTCGGGCGCGCCTTTCCGGACGTGGCGCCGGGCGACGTGCTGGTGGCGGTGCGCAGCGCCGACGGGGTGCGCTTCTATGCCGCCGGCCGGCAGACCGCGCGGGTGCCGGACCCGGCCTTCGCCGACGCCTTCTTCGGCATCTGGCTCGACCCGCGGACCCGCGAGCCCGACCTGCGCGCCGCGCTGCTGGGCGGAGTGGGGCGATGA
- a CDS encoding MFS transporter, whose product MSALPALRTGQVLAYGVLGLPLAFAALPLYVYVPRLYAGNLGLSLSVVGAILLGARIFDAVTDPVFGWIGDRSGRRGPWMALAMPALALGMLGLLAPPASAGPAWLLVLLVVACAGYSMVSVNYHAWGAELASGPAERTRVMASREGFGLLGVVLAAALPTVLGHDEATGLARMAWGFLPLLALAAAVTLTGAPMTSGRGRGVPLAAMGRVLRRRDFIRLLVLFGLGGMAAAVPASTVLFFIDDVIGRPQAAGPLLAVYFMAGAAGLPLWVRLADRLGKVAAWMTSMGLSIAVFAWAFTLGAGDVVAFGVICVLSGMALGADLALPPAILADQIGAGGAGAGACFGWWNLVAKVSLALAAGLALPLLDGLGYAPGADGDSARRALAGVYALVPVTLKCLALALTWRWRHRLGALR is encoded by the coding sequence ATGAGCGCCCTGCCGGCACTCCGGACCGGGCAGGTGCTGGCCTACGGCGTGCTCGGCCTGCCTCTCGCGTTCGCCGCCTTGCCGCTGTACGTGTACGTGCCCCGGTTGTATGCCGGCAACCTGGGGCTGTCGCTCTCGGTGGTGGGGGCGATCCTGCTCGGGGCGCGGATCTTCGACGCCGTCACGGACCCGGTGTTCGGCTGGATCGGCGATCGCAGCGGGCGCCGTGGGCCGTGGATGGCGCTGGCGATGCCGGCGCTCGCCCTCGGCATGCTCGGCCTGCTCGCGCCGCCGGCCTCCGCCGGGCCTGCGTGGTTGCTGGTCCTGCTGGTGGTGGCCTGCGCCGGCTACTCCATGGTCAGCGTGAACTATCACGCCTGGGGCGCGGAACTGGCGAGCGGGCCGGCCGAACGCACCCGGGTGATGGCGAGCCGGGAAGGCTTCGGACTGCTCGGGGTGGTGCTCGCGGCGGCGCTGCCGACGGTGCTCGGGCACGACGAAGCCACGGGGCTGGCGCGCATGGCCTGGGGTTTCTTGCCCCTGCTGGCGTTGGCCGCCGCGGTCACCCTCACCGGGGCGCCGATGACATCGGGCCGTGGGCGTGGCGTGCCGCTGGCGGCCATGGGGCGGGTATTGCGCCGGCGCGATTTCATCCGCCTGCTGGTGCTGTTCGGCCTGGGGGGCATGGCGGCGGCGGTGCCGGCGAGCACGGTGCTGTTCTTCATCGACGACGTGATCGGCCGCCCACAGGCAGCCGGCCCCTTGCTGGCGGTGTACTTCATGGCGGGCGCGGCCGGGCTGCCCCTGTGGGTCCGGCTCGCGGACCGGCTCGGCAAGGTGGCCGCGTGGATGACGTCCATGGGGCTGTCGATCGCGGTGTTCGCCTGGGCGTTCACCCTCGGGGCGGGCGATGTCGTCGCCTTCGGTGTCATCTGCGTGCTGTCGGGCATGGCCCTGGGCGCCGATCTGGCGCTACCGCCGGCCATTCTCGCCGACCAGATCGGGGCGGGCGGGGCGGGCGCCGGCGCCTGCTTCGGCTGGTGGAATCTGGTCGCCAAGGTCAGCCTGGCGCTGGCGGCGGGGCTCGCCCTGCCGCTGCTCGACGGGCTCGGCTACGCGCCCGGCGCCGACGGTGATTCGGCGCGGCGCGCCCTGGCCGGCGTGTATGCGCTGGT